The Camelus ferus isolate YT-003-E chromosome 4, BCGSAC_Cfer_1.0, whole genome shotgun sequence genome has a segment encoding these proteins:
- the LOC116662996 gene encoding beta-lactoglobulin isoform X2 yields the protein MIPEFSKSLARTSGLAQVASQCWRMGTEKGHQLPGLSSLWGPAVKVLESGPLLLLILSLGLARAQETLEDVPVQPGFDAQKVEGRWLTVQLAASHAPLAAPDDPLRLALHSIWSRGEDVELVLFWTGEGVCQGLNVTVHPTGLLGQYQSASRRMLEDPQWLGQYLAYVSKFHLQEGPVFNLDDQCPPPEASVGATP from the exons ATGATTCCAGAATTTTCCAAGAGTCTGGCTAGGACATCTGGGTTGGCCCAGGTAGCAAGTCAGTGCTGGAGGATGGGGACAGAGAAGGGGCACCAGctgcctggcctctcctccctctgGGGCCCTGCAGTCAAGGTCCTGGAGAGTGGGCCCCTGCTGCTGCTAATCCTCAGCCTGGGCCTGGCCAGAGCCCAGGAGACTCTGGAAGATGTGCCAGTGCAACCAGGCTTTGACGCCCAGAAG GTGGAGGGGCGCTGGCTGACCGTCCAGCTAGCCGCCAGCCATGCACCCCTGGCCGCCCCAGATGACCCCCTGAGGCTCGCGCTCCACTCCATTTGGAGCCGGGGCGAGGACGTGGAGCTTGTCTTGTTCTGGAC agGAGAAGGCGTGTGCCAAGGACTAAATGTCACCGTCCATCCAACGGGGCTCCTCGGCCAGTACCAAAGTGCCT CCAGAAGAATGCTGGAGGATCCCCAGTGGCTGGGACAGTATCTTGCGTACGTCTCCAAGTTCCATCTGCAGGAAGGCCCGGTCTTCAACCTCGATG ACCAGTGTCCCCCACCTGAAGCCTCGGTTGGAGCCACCCCCTGA
- the LOC116662996 gene encoding beta-lactoglobulin isoform X1 produces MIPEFSKSLARTSGLAQVASQCWRMGTEKGHQLPGLSSLWGPAVKVLESGPLLLLILSLGLARAQETLEDVPVQPGFDAQKVEGRWLTVQLAASHAPLAAPDDPLRLALHSIWSRGEDVELVLFWTGEGVCQGLNVTVHPTGLLGQYQSAFKGGGTILLHFVSTDYSHLILYVRFQDDGEVTSLWALLARRMLEDPQWLGQYLAYVSKFHLQEGPVFNLDDQCPPPEASVGATP; encoded by the exons ATGATTCCAGAATTTTCCAAGAGTCTGGCTAGGACATCTGGGTTGGCCCAGGTAGCAAGTCAGTGCTGGAGGATGGGGACAGAGAAGGGGCACCAGctgcctggcctctcctccctctgGGGCCCTGCAGTCAAGGTCCTGGAGAGTGGGCCCCTGCTGCTGCTAATCCTCAGCCTGGGCCTGGCCAGAGCCCAGGAGACTCTGGAAGATGTGCCAGTGCAACCAGGCTTTGACGCCCAGAAG GTGGAGGGGCGCTGGCTGACCGTCCAGCTAGCCGCCAGCCATGCACCCCTGGCCGCCCCAGATGACCCCCTGAGGCTCGCGCTCCACTCCATTTGGAGCCGGGGCGAGGACGTGGAGCTTGTCTTGTTCTGGAC agGAGAAGGCGTGTGCCAAGGACTAAATGTCACCGTCCATCCAACGGGGCTCCTCGGCCAGTACCAAAGTGCCT TCAAGGGAGGCGGCACCATTCTCCTGCACTTCGTCAGCACTGACTATAGCCACCTCATCCTCTACGTCCGCTTCCAGGACGACGGCGAGGTCACCAGCCTGTGGGCACTGCTGG CCAGAAGAATGCTGGAGGATCCCCAGTGGCTGGGACAGTATCTTGCGTACGTCTCCAAGTTCCATCTGCAGGAAGGCCCGGTCTTCAACCTCGATG ACCAGTGTCCCCCACCTGAAGCCTCGGTTGGAGCCACCCCCTGA
- the LCN9 gene encoding epididymal-specific lipocalin-9 produces MALLLLGLGLSLVSAQDLNPRAIVRRNYDISKVSGTWYSISMASTDMKRIGENGDLWVFVQSIESLENGGLRFSFHFMVHGECVEVAVVCDKTDKNGEYTITYLGENRLLVSETDYRLYITFHLRNVRNGTETQVLALYGRIPELKPSFLERFEKICKTYGLGPENIVTMSSKDHCYSYKR; encoded by the exons ATGGCACTGCtcctgctgggcctggggctgagcCTCGTCTCCGCCCAGGACCTCAACCCCCGAGCCATCGTGCGGAGGAACTATGACATATCCAAG GTGTCAGGGACCTGGTATTCTATTTCCATGGCCTCGACTGACATGAAAAGGATAGGAGAAAACGGGGATCTGTGGGTCTTCGTACAGAGCATTGAAAGCCTGGAAAACGGGGGTCTGAGATTCAGTTTCCACTTCAT GGTGCACGGGGAGTGCGTGGAGGTGGCCGTGGTCTGTGATAAAACGGACAAGAATGGGGAGTACACCATTACAT ACTTGGGGGAGAACAGGCTGCTGGTCTCGGAGACCGACTACCGGCTGTACATCACCTTCCATCTCCGGAACGTCAGAAACGGGACAGAGACGCAAGTGCTGGCACTCTACG GACGGATCCCAGAGCTAAAACCCAGCTTCCTGGAAAGATTTGAAAAAATCTGCAAAACATATGGACTTGGCCCAGAAAATATTGTCACCATGAGCAGCAAAG ATCACTGCTACAGCTACAAGCGGTAG